The following is a genomic window from Candidatus Zixiibacteriota bacterium.
ATATTTCAACAAAGCTTTCCTGCAGGCGGTTTTCATGGAATTCGAATTTTTGCAGAAAACCCGCGAACACTCAAGCTTTTTTACCCGCCAGGAGCGCCCGATCACGCTGTGACGGCTGCCACTGCGGTTGACTTCCCGCCCTCCCCCGGATAAACAACGCTGTAGAGTTGACAGGTTCCACCGGGCTTTCCACGATCGCGGCGCAACTTATCCACAGGTTTTCCGCTGCCGATGAAGATCAAGCAGGAACAGCTGGAACGGCTCGCGGGTCAACTTCTGGCAAGCTATCGCTCCAAAGGGTTGCTGGTAGCCAAAGGCGGCGATGCTGAGATCAAGGCGCGAATCGTCGCCGTCGTCGCCCAGAATTTCGCCGAGGAAGAGGCCATCGAAGAGGAGGCTCGCAGGGTGCTGGCGGAGCACGGCCGAGCCGCCCGGGACATGGACCCATACAAGATGTTTCTGATCGCCAAGCAAAAGGTCGCGGCGAGGAAGGGTTTCATCCTGTGACCCGCCTTTCGGAGAGCCGCGTATCGCACCTCGCGCATCTGATCGTCGACGCCGTGACGAAGAGCGGCCTCGGGGAGTTCACCAACGTCGGGCGCGCTCTGGCCGAGACCAAAGCCGTGCTGCACAGCTTTTTCCAGCACGAAGATCAGATCGACGAGATCGTCCGGAAAAAAATCCAGTCGCTGTCCCGGCCCATTCCGCCGGGGAGCCGCGAGTGGGACGTGCTCTACCGCAAGTACTTCGAGGAAGAAGCGCGAAAGCACAGGAAATAGCCGTCCTTGGAGCCTTGACAGCCCGGGACGGATGTTTACATTAGGCTGGCTTCGGAAGCGCCCTTCCACACCGCGGCGCGGCCGGCCGGATTCCACGCATTCGATGACTCATTTTGGACGCTTGAAAGGAGGCGGGAAGTGAAGATCAGGCCGTTGCAGGATCGGATTATCGTCAAGAGGATCGCCGAGGAGGAAAAGAGCAAGGGAGGCATCATCATTCCCGATACCGCCAAGGAGAAGCCGCAGGAAGGAAGAGTGGTGGCCGTCGGCAAAGGGAAAGTCAACGAGGACGGGAAAATCACGCCGCTCGACGTCAAGGTGAACGACCGGGTGCTTTTCGGCAAGTACGCCGGCACCGAGATCAACATCGACGGCGAAGAGCATCTGATCATGCGCGAGGAGGATATCCTCGGGGTGATCGAGAAATAACTCTGCAGACTCGAACGGGAGGGAAACAATGGCAGCCAAGATGGTAAAATTCAACCGGGACGCCCGGGACGCGATTCTGAGAGGCGTCAACATCCTCGCCGACGCGGTGACGGTGACGCTGGGGCCAAAGGGCCGCAACGTGGTGCTCGAGAAGTCGTTCGGGGCGCCGAACGTGACCAAGGACGGCGTTACCGTCGCGAAGGAAGTCGAGCTCGAGGACAAGTTCGAGAACATGGGCGCCCAGATGGTCAAGGAGGTCGCGAGCAAGACCTCCGACGTGGCGGGCGACGGCACCACGACGGCGACCGTGCTGGCCCGCCAGATCTACGCCGAGGGCGCGAAGCTGGTGGCGGCGGGCCACGATCCGATGTCGCTGAAGCGCGGCATCGACAAGGCGGTGGAAGCGGTCGTGGCAGAGCTCAAGAACCTCTCCAAGCCCACCAAGGACCCCAAAGAGATCGCCCAGGTCGGCACCATCGCCGCGAATAACGACCCCACGATCGGCGAGGTGATCGCGGAAGCGATGAACAAGGTCGGCAAGGAAGGCGTGATCACGGTCGAGGAAGCCAAGGGGCTGGAAACGACGCTGGACGTGGTCGAGGGGATGCAGTTCGACCGCGGCTATCTCTCGCCCTACTTCGTCACCGACCCCGAGCGGATGGAATGCGTCCTCCAGGACGCCTACCTGCTGATCCACGAGAAGAAGATCAGCAACATGAAGGAACTGTTGCCGATCCTCGAGCAGATCGCGAAATCCGGCAAGCCCTTCATCATCATCGCCGAGGATGTGGAGGGTGAAGCGCTGGCCACGCTGGTGGTCAACAAGATCCGCGGCACATTGCACTGCGCGGCGGTGAAGGCTCCGGGCTTCGGCGACCGACGCAAGGCGATGCTCGAGGACATTGCGATCCTCACCGGCGGCAAGCTCATCGCCGAAGAGCTGGGGATCAAGCTCGAGAACGTTTCGCTGCACGACCTCGGCCGCGCCAAGAGGATCGTCGTCGACAAGGACAACACGACCATCGTCGACGGCGCCGGCAAGAAGGCGGACCTGGAGGCCCGCATCAAGCAGATCCGCGCGCAGATCGAGGAGACGACCTCGGACTACGACCGCGAGAAGCTGCAGGAGCGGCTCGCGAAGCTGATCGGCGGCGTCGCCGTCATCAACGTCGGCGCGGCGACGGAAATCGAGATGAAGGAAAAGAAGGCCAGGGTCGAGGATGCGCTCCACGCGACCCGCGCGGCCGTCGAGGAAGGCGTCGTGCCCGGAGGCGGGGTGGCGTTGCTCCGTTGTGCGCCGGCGCTGGACAAGCTGAGGGTCGGCGAGGAGGAGAAGGCGGGCGTCGGCATCATCCGGCGGGCGCTCGAAGAGCCTTTGCGGCGGATCGCGATGAACGCGGGCGTCGAGGGCGCCATCGCGCTCCAGAAGGTCAAGGAAGGAAAAGGCTCGTTCGGCTTCAATGCCGCCACCGAGGAATACGAGGACCTCATGAAGGCGGGGATCATCGATCCGACCAAGGTGGTTCGCACCGCGCTGCAGAACGCGGCTTCCGTGGCCGGCATGCTTTTGACCACCGAAGCGATGGTCGCGGAAAAGCCGGAGGAGAAGCCGCCCGTGCCGGCGATGCCGCCCGGAGGCGGAATGGGCGGGATGATGTAGGCCGGGCTTTGAGGCGTCCGGGGCCCGCTGTGCCTGGTTCAAGGGTACAGCGGGCCTTTGTTTTTTGGCGTCTACCTTGACAACCCACGCCTTTTCCACTAGTCTGTTTATTCAATTTTCGCTGAAATTATCGTAATTTAGACAATGTTCGAATCGCTCACGGAAAAGCTCGAGCTGACCTTCAAGCGGCTCCGAGGCCAGGGGAAGATCAGCGAAAAGAACATCGACGACGCCCTGCGCGAGGTGCGGCTCGCGCTGCTCGAAGCCGACGTTCACGTCCAGGTCGTCAAGAGCTTTCTCGATTCGGTGAAATCGAAATCGCTCGGGCAGGAAGTCCTGCTCAGCCTCACGCCGGACCAGCAGTTCATCAAGATCGTCGCCGACGAGCTGGCCGCCATCCTGGGCGGCGAGCACCGGGAGCTCGATCTCAAGGCGGCTCCCCCCGTGGCGGTCATGCTGGTCGGGCTGCAGGGTTCCGGCAAGACGACGACCGTCGCGAAGCTGGCGCGCCACCTCAAGAGGTCCCAGGGGAGGACTCCTTACCTGGTGCCGGCCGATGTCTACCGCCCGGCGGCCATCGAGCAGCTCCAGATCCTTGGAAAAGAGCTCGACCTTCCGGTCCACCCGACCGACCCCGAGAGCGATCCCGTGGACATCTGCCGGCAGGCACTGGAGCAGGCGAAAAGCCGGTTTTGCGACCTGCTCCTCATCGACACCGCCGGACGGCTCCACATAGACGAGCCGCTGATGCGGGAGCTCGCGGCGATCAAGGCAGCAATCGCCCCGCGCCACGTCCTGTTCGTCGCCGATTCGATGACCGGCCAGGACGCGGTCAACCAGGCGATCGGCTTCGACCGCCATCTGGAGCTGACCGGGGTGATTCTGACCAAGCTCGACGGCGACGCCCGTGGCGGGGCGGCGCTTTCGATCCGCCGGATGGTCGGCAAGCCGATCCTCTTCTGCGGAACCGGTGAGAAGCTCGACGCGCTCGAGCCATTTTATCCCGACCGGCTGGCGTCGCGGATTCTCGGGATGGGCGACATCCTGTCGTTGATCGACAAGGCCCAGCAGACCATCGAGCAGAAGGACGCGGCCCGGCTCCAGAAGGTCATCCAGAAACAGCAGTTCACGCTCGAAGAGTTCTTGTTGCAGCTGCAGCAGATCAAGAAGATGGGCTCGATGGGAAGCCTTCTCGAGCTGATCCCCGGCGGAAAGAGGCTCGCTTCCCAGGTCGATACGGAAAAAGCCGAGCAGGAGCTCAAGCGGGTCGAGGCCATCATCAACTCGATGACGCTCCAGGAGCGGCGCCACCCTGGCATCCTCAACGGCAGCCGGCGCCGGCGCATCGCCCAGGGCAGCGGCACGACCGTGACCGACGTCAACCGGCTGATGAAGCAGTTCTTGGAGATGAAAAAGATGATGCAGAGGGTGAACAAGCTTGGGGTGCGGTCGCTGTTCGGCCGGATGCCTCACCTGTTCCAGTAAAGGAGAACGAATCGATGAGCGTTAGAATTCGCCTCGCCCGTCACGGCGCCAAGAAAAGACCGTTTTATCGGATCGTGGTCTGCGACGGGCGCTTTCCCAGGGACGGCCGGTACATCGAGCAGGTCGGGACCTACGATCCCAACGCCGCCGGCGGGGGAATCAAGATCGACCGCGAAAAAGTTCAGAGCTGGATCCAGCGGGGAGCCAAGCCGAGCGAAACGGTCTCCCAGCTGATCGCGCGGCAGAGCCGATCCGCTTGATCCGAACGGGAGGAGGCTTTCTCCTCATGAAAGAGCTTGTCCAGTATCTGGCGAAATCCCTCGTGAGCAATCCGGACGCCGTGGAGGTCAAGGAAACCGAGGAAGAATCCACTTCGATCTTCGAGTTGAAGGTGGCGAAAGAGGATCTGGGACGCATCATCGGCAAGCAGGGCAGAACCGCGAAATCGATCCGTACGATTCTCAACGCGGCCGCGTCCCGGACCAACCGCAGGGTGGTGCTCGAGATCGTCGAGGAAAAATAGCGTCGGATCCCTGCGCGCCGGTGTCTGAGCGACTGGTTCCACTCGGGAAGATCGTCACGACTCACGGCGTCGGCGGCTGGCTGAAACTCAATCCATACAATCCGGAAACTGCGCTCCTGACGGCCGGACGCGAGGTGATCGTGCGGCGCGGGGGCTCGCGGTCGGTGCACGTCGTCGAAGCGAGCCGGCGGCAGCGCTCGCAAATCGTCTTCAAGCTCCGCGGTGTCGACGACATCACGCACGCGCAGGAGCTGATCGGAGCGACGCTGTCCGTGCCCGAGAGCGCTTTGGCCCCGCTGCCGCCCGGAGAGTACTATCATTTCCAGGTGATCGGCCTGGAGGTATTCGACGTGGAAGGCCGTCGGATCGGCGTCGTCAAGGAGGCCCGCCACTCCCCGGGCGGCGAGCTTTACGTTATCGCCGGGCCGCAGAAAGAGTACCTGATTCCGGCGGTCAAGGAGATCGTCGAGAAAGTGGACTTTGCGGCGGGCAGGTTGATCATCCGCCCTCCCGAGGGTCTCCTCGACCTCTGACGCAGTTGGCCGTAGCTCGATGCTGACCTTTACCGTCATCACCTTGTTCCCTTCGATGCTCGAGTCGCCCCTCGGCCATAGCATCCTCAAGAAGGCGCAGGAGAAAGAATTGATCTCGGTCTCCATGGTGGACCCGCGCGACTACACGGCGGACCGCCACCGGATCGCCGACGATTATCCGTACGGCGGCGGCCATGGAATGGTGATGAAGCCCGAGCCCCTCGTGGCCTCGATCGAGGACGTCAGGCGGAAATCTCCCGGCGCTCGCGTCATCCTGCTTTGCCCCCAGGGACGGGTCTTCGATCAGGCTGTGGCCGCCCGACTGGCCCGCGAGAACCATGTGGTGCTGGTGTGCGGCCGCTACGAAGGAGTCGACGAACGTGTCAAGGCGTTCGTCGACGAAGAGCTGTCGATCGGCGACTATACCCTGAGCGGCGGTGAACCCGCCGCGCTGGTCGTCATCGACGCCGTGGCCCGGCTGGTCGCGGGCGTGCTCGGAAACGAAAGATCGGCCGCGGAGGAATCGTTTGTTGAGGGCCTTCTCGAGTACCCCCAGTACACGAGGCCCGAAGAGTTCCGCGGGATGCGCGTGCCGGACGTGCTCCTCTCGGGGGACCACGAGCGGATCCGGCGGTGGCGCCGGCGCGCGAGCGTCGCACTCACCGCCGAGCGGCGGCCCGACCTCCTCGCGCGCGCCCGGCTGAGCGCGGAGGAAAAGGCCGAGGCACTGAAGCACCGGGCCCCCGTCTACCTCGCCCTGCTCCATCATCCGGTTTACGACAAGAACGGCCGGGTGGTGACCACGGCGGTGACCAACATGGACATCCACGACATCGCGCGGGCCGCGCGAACCTACGGCGTCCGGGCCCTCTACGTTGTCACTCCCGTCAAGGCGCTCCAGAAGCTGTCGCTCAAGATCATCGAGCACTGGGAAACCGGCTATGGGGCCGAGTACAACGCTACCCGCAAGGAGGCTCTGGCGCTGGCGCGCGTCACCGACGCGCTCGACGACGTGCTCATTGACGTCGAGCGCGAAAGCGGCATCCAGCCCGCGATCGTCGCGACCTCCGCCAGGACGGGTCCGGGACGCGCCTCTTTCCCCCAGGTCCGGGACATGTTAATAAAGAGTTCTCGGCCAGTGCTGATTCTTTTCGGGACGGGCTGGGGCCTGACGGACGAGATCCTTTCCCGAGCGGATTACATTCTGGAGCCCGTCGAGGGTTGCGCCGGCTACAATCACCTGTCCGTGAGGTCGGCGGCAGCCATCATTTTGGACCGCCTCTTGCGGTATTGAACACCTTGTCGAAGGAGTCGCGTTATGAACATCTTGAACGAGATCGAAGCGCAGCAAACCAAGCAGCAACCTCCGTCGCTCAGGCCCGGCGAAACGGTACGGGTTCATGTCAAAGTCGTCGAAGGCGAGAAGGAACGGACGCAGGTCTTCGAGGGAACCGTGATCGGGCTTTCCGGCGAAGGGAACCGCGCGATGTTTCGCGTGCGCAAGGTTTCCTACGGAGTCGGGGTGGAGCGCATCTTTCCGCTCCATTCGCCGCGCATCGAGAAGGTCGAAGTGGTCGCGCGCGGAAAAGTGCGCCGGGCGAAGCTCTACTATCTGCGGCAGCGGTCGGGCAAAGCGGCGCGGTTGAGCGGCGAAGAGGGGTCTTCCGGAGGTTGATCTATCTGGCCAGGCCGATGATCCGCCCATTGCCGTCGAAGACGGCCCCTGGGTGGACTTTCAGCTCCCCGGCTTTGACTTCGCCCCGGAACTGCCCGCCAGGCATGATCTCGAAGCAACCCGCCACCTGCACCTTCCCGGCGAGCTGGCCTTCGAGCTGGAGGTGCCGCGCCGAAACGCGCGCGTCCACCCGCGCGTTGGGACCGACCACCAGCAGGTCGTTGGCCTTGACCTCCCCGGTAAAGCGGCTGTCGATCTTGACCGGAAGATCGTAGCTCAGCTTTCCCGAAACCGCTGAATCGGGGAAAAGCACCGTCCTCACCGCCCCGTGCATGAAGGAGGGGCTGCGGTTTTCAGGCTTCTCCGGCATGGTCCGAAACGCCGCTCCACCATACCATTCCGTTCGTCCAAAGCAAGCAACCCGGCCAGGCCACTTCGCCGGGAACGTCCAGCGCCCCCTGTCGAGGGCCAACCGATTTGTGCTAGCATGCTCTTGAAATGGAGCTGTTCGATTCCCTGCCGAGCCGGCGTTCCCGGGGGGAGGCGCCGCTCGCCGAGCGCATGCGCCCGAGGACGCCCGACGAGTTCGTGGGCCAGAGGCATCTTCTCGGCGAAGGCAGAATCCTGCGCGAGATGCTCGCCGGCGGGATGCTGCGGTCGCTGATCCTCTGGGGGCCTCCGGGAAGCGGCAAGACAACGCTCGCTCAGCTCCTGGCCGACGCCGCCGGCGCCGCCCGGATTCACTTCTCCGCCGTCACGTCGGGAGTCAAGGACCTCAAGAAGGTCATCGCCGAGGCGGAGCAGCTCCACCGAGCGGGAAAATCGACCGTGCTCTTCGTCGACGAGATCCACCGCTTCAACAAGGCGCAGCAGGACATCTTCCTCCCTTACGTCGAGCGCGGCGTGATCGCGCTGATCGGCGCGACCACGGAGAATCCCTCGTTCGAGGTGATCTCTCCCCTCCTGTCGCGCTGTCAGGTCCTGGTACTGCGACCGCTCGACCCCGCGGAGATCGGGGAGATCGTCGATCGTGCCCTGCGGGACCCGGACCGCGGGCTGGGAGCCCTGCGCCTGGAGTTGACCGCGGCTGCGCGCGACTTCCTGATCCAGCAGTCCGGCGGAGATTGCCGGGTGGCGCTGAACGCTCTGGAGACCGCGGCCGCGCTGGTGCGCAAGAAACCGGGACGGTGCAGCATCGAGATCTCCGACATCGAGGAAGCGATCCAGAGAAGGCCCCTGCAGTACGACAAGGCGGGCGAGGAGCATTACAACGTCATCTCGGCTTTCATCAAGAGCCTGCGCGGCAGCGATCCCGACGCCGCGCTTTACTGGATGATGCGGATGATCGAGGCGGGCGAAGATCCGCTGTTCATCGCCCGACGAATGATCATCTTCGCCGCGGAAGACATCGGCAACGCCGATCCCAGAGCCCTCCAGGTAGCGGTCGCCGCCAAGGACGCCTTTCATTTCGTCGGACTTCCGGAGGGAAAGATTCCGCTGGCCCAGGCGGTGACCTACCTCGCCACCGCCCCGAAGTCCAATGCCTCCTACAAGGCGATGCTCGCCGCTTCGCGGGACGTCGAAGAGCACGGCGCATTACCGGTCCCGCTCCATCTCCGCAACGCGCCCACGCCTTTGATGGAAAAACTCGGGTACGGCAAGGACTACAGATACGCGCACGATTTTCCGGGGCACCGGGTCGACCAGCAGCACATGCCAGACGCGCTGGCGGGAGCGAGGTATTACCACCCTTCCGATTCCGGCTTCGAAAAGGAGATCAAGGCCCGCTGGTCCCGTCCGGCCCCGCGGAAGGACGAGCCGGAAAGCTAGCCGCGAGATGCGGCGTGCAGCCGGGTCGAACACCTGTAACGGAGGGCGTCACGGATGGAAGCGGTCTATCGTCACTTCGTGATCTGCCTGTTGACCGGTCTCGTCACGCTTCTTCCGGTCGGAGGCACCTTTCTTCTCCTCGTGTACGCTGAAAACTCCCTCAGCCCGCTGATCCCTGCGCGGTTTTACTTTCCCGGCGCGGGTTTGCTGTCGGTTATCGCCCTGCTCTATCTCCTGGGTCTTACGCTGACGACGGTACTTGGCCGATGGCTCTGGCATCGAACCGACGCGCTCGTCTGCCGCCTGCCCGGGCTCGGCCTCCTTTACCGCACCCTCAAGCAGATCCTCGGCCTCGACCCGGGGGAGGGGGCGCTTTTTGAGCGTGTAGTACTGGTTCCCGACGAAGGAACCGGCGGCGCCGAGATCGGCCTGGTGACGGGGTCCGAGGGCAACGGGGAAGCGCAAAGGCTGCTGGTCTTCGTTCCCCATTCGCCCAACCCGGCACAGGGCCGGCTTTTGCGTCTTTCGCCGGGGCGCGTTATTCCGACCGACTGGAGCGTCGACCGGGCGCTGAAGGGGCTGTTCTCGCTCGGCAAATTCTAATCTCCAGGTCCGGGCGGAAGGACATACGACGAACCTGCCGCCGATCCCAGGAGAGCCGTTCGCCCGACGCTTTTCTTGACTCACGCGGCCGGCGCCCTGCTGATCAAGAAGTCCGGCCGGCGCGGCCCGCCAGATCGAGCAGAAAAGCGTAGCAAAACGCGGTCTCGCGGTACCGCCGGAAACGGCCGGACGCCCCGCCGTGACCGGCTTCCATGTTGGTCTTGAACAGCAGCCGGTTGCGGTCGGTCTTCAGCTCCCGCAGCTTCGCCACCCATTTGGCGGGCTCCCAGTATTGGACCTGCGAATCGTGAAGGCCCGCAGTGATCAGCATGTGCGGGTAGTCTTTCGCCTCGACGTTGTCGTAAGGGGAATAGGAAAGCATGTAGTCGAAATACTTCTCGTCGTTCGGATCTCCCCATTCGTCGTACTCTCCGGTGGTGAGCGGCACGGACGGGTCGAGCATGGTGGTGACCACGTCGACGAACGGCACTTCGGCCACGATTCCCTTGAAAAGATCCGGCCGCATGTTGGCGATCGCCCCCATGAGAAGCCCGCCCGCGCTCCGCCCCATGGCGAAGAGCAGATCCGGGCAGGTATAGCCCTCCCTGATCAGATGCTCGGCGCATGCGATGAAGTCGGTGAAGGTGTTTTTCTTCTTCAGCAGCTTGCCGTCCTCGTACCACGACCGGCCGAGCTCCTGGCCGCCGCGCACGTGGGCGATCGCGTAGACGAAGCCGCGATCGATCAGGCTCAGGCGCGGCGACGAGAACGCGGCGTCCGTGCTCAGGCCGTACGCGCCGTAGCCGTAGAGCAGCAGCGGGTTGCGCCCGTTTTTCTCGACGCCGCGGCGGTAAACGATCGAGATCGGAACCTCCACGCCGTCCGCCTGCGCGTAGAGGCGTTCGGCGACGTAGTCGTCCGGGTCGAAGCCGCCCAGCACCTCCTCGCGTTTCAGCAGCCGCCGCTCGCCGGTGTCCATGTCGTGGTCGTAGATCGAGACCGGGGTTTTCATCGAGGTGTACTCGATGCGCAGCAGCGCGGTGTCCAGCTCGGGATTGTCGCCGAAGCCAGCCCGATAGCTTGGCTCGTCGAAAACCAGCTCGTGCCCCGCCCCGCCGCTCCAGGGGATCACGCGGATGTGAACCAGCCCCCGGCGGCGCTCCTCGACCGCCAGGTGGCGGGCGAACACCTCGAAATCGCTCAGCAGCACGTCCTCGCGGTGTGGAACGATCTCCACCCAGTTTTCCTCGGCCGGATGCTCCACGGGCGCCGCGACCAGGCGAAAATTCTTCGCCCCGCGGTTCGTCCGGATCAGGAAGCGGTCCTCGAAATGCTCGACGTAATACTCGTGGTCGCGCTGGCGCGCCAGCAGCAGTCGCGGTTCGCTCTCGGGATCGTCGGCTTCCAGATAGCGGCACTCCTGGCTGAGGGTCTGCGAGGAGACGATCATGATGAACCGGTTCGACTTGGTCTTGAATACGTAGGTCGAAAAGGTTTCGTCGGTCTCCTCGAAAACGAGAACGTCCCGCGAGGGATCGCTCCCCAGCGCATGCCGGAAGATCCGGCACGACCGGAGCGTGACCGGATCCTGCTTGGCGTAGAATAGCGTGCGGTTGTCGTTGGCCCACGCGAGGCTCTCGGTCGCCTCGGGAATCGCCTCATCGAGCGTTTCCCCCGTGGTCAGATTCTTGAAGTGAATGGTATAGACCCTCCGCCCCACGGTGTCCGTAGCGTAGGCGAGAACGTCGCTGCCGGAGCTGACCGCCCAGCCGCCGATCGAGAAAAACTCGTGCCCGCGCGCAAGCTCGTTCCCGTCGAGCATGATCTCTTCCGCAGCATCGAGCGAGCCGCGCTTTCGAGCCAGGATCGGATATTCCTTTCCTTCCTCGAAGCGGGTGTAGTAGAAATAGCCGCATTTGCGGTAAGGCACCGACTGGTCAGCCGGCTTGAAGCGCGCCTTGATTTCCTCGAACAGGGCGTCCTCGAGCGCCCTGAGGTGAGCGGTTTCCCTCTCGGCGCGCTCGTTTTCCGCCCTGAGATACGCCAGGACCTCCGGGTTCTCCCGCTCGCGCAGCCAGTAGTAAGGGTCGATGCGCTTCCTCCCGTGCTTTTCGAGGATCGTCGGGATCTTCTTCAACATGCAGCCCTTTCACTCCCCGACATCGCGCGCGGAGTGCCCCCTACTTCTTCCTTTCTTGCCGAGCGGCGATCCGCCCGCCCCCGACGAGGATTGCCAGCGGAGCCGAAACGACCGCCAGAACGAGCCTTTTGTCAGCCGACCGCATGAAGCGACCTCCTTGTTTCGGCCACGGGGCGGTTATTATCGGGCTCCGCGGTGAAAATGTCCAACCGCCTCTTTGACACCGGCGGCCGGCACCGGTAATGTCGAAACCCGCCGGCGCCAAGTAACGGTATTCCGCGAATGAACCTCCCGCTGCGATTGCTCGTCTCCGCCGTCTGGTTCTCGAGCGCCGCGGTCGTCTTTGCGAGCGCGGACCGATCTCCGCCGAAAGCGATCGTGGTCGCCTGGGATGGCGCCGTTCCCGCCTTCGCCGGCGACCTGCTCCGACAGGGAAAACTCCCTCATCTTTCGAGGCTGATCGAGACCGGAGTTTTCGCCGACGACGTCCTTGCGGTCTACCCGTCGCTCACCGCTCCCGGTTTCGCGTCGCTCATGACCGGGGCCCGGCCCGATGCCACCGGGATAACCGGCAACCGCATCCCGCGCCTGCCGAAGGACCGCTTTACGGTTCTCGAAAGCGCCCCGGGCTTCTCTCCCGAGCTGCAACGGGCGGAAACGATCGTCGAGGTCGCCCGGCGCGCCGGCCGCAACGTGGTGGACCTGCACATGCCGTTCGCGCCGCCGAGATCGGGCGGCGGGCTGCACTTTCGGGGATATGCCGGCATTTCCGGGCGCGACGGCGTCGTCGACGCCGAAAGCCACCGCCCCCGCGCCTCTCCTCCGTGGACCAACGCGCCCGCCAGTCTCGCTGCGCCTCTGGAAACCAGTTTCGCCGTCGGCGCCTCGACGCTCTACTGCCTGCTGATCGATGATCCGGCGGATGAGCGGCCCGGCTACGACACGATGCTCGTGGCTCCCGAGCGGGACGCCGCTCGCGCGAAAGCACGGCTGAAGGCGGCGCCTGCAGGAGCCGGCCCGTCCTACTGGAGCGATCCTGTCCAGGTCCGCACCGCTTCCGGAGAACCCGCCACCGTCTATTTCCGCCTGTTCCACCTCGATCCCGGAGGCAAGGAATTTCTGCTCTACTTCACGCGCCCGGCGCGCGACCTCGCCGCGCCGCCGCATTTGCTCCGGGACGCAAGTCCCCTCGTCCGCGCTTTCGTCGGCAACGGCGCCAGCGTCCCGTATCTGCGCAGGAATTTCGGGCCGACGATCCCCGACGGCGGAGACGGGCTGGCCGAAGCACGTTATCTCGAAACCGTTTCGTTCGCCCTGTATCAGCTCGAGCAGGCCGCGCGCTGGGCCATCGCGTTCGTCCCCTGGGATCTTTTTTTCGTCTACACGCCGTTCCCCGACGAAAGCGAGCATCTCTGGCGCGGCTACCTCGACCCGGCGCTTCCAGGCTACCGCAGCGAGATCGCCGGGCGGCTGCGGCCGCT
Proteins encoded in this region:
- the rimM gene encoding ribosome maturation factor RimM (Essential for efficient processing of 16S rRNA); this translates as MSERLVPLGKIVTTHGVGGWLKLNPYNPETALLTAGREVIVRRGGSRSVHVVEASRRQRSQIVFKLRGVDDITHAQELIGATLSVPESALAPLPPGEYYHFQVIGLEVFDVEGRRIGVVKEARHSPGGELYVIAGPQKEYLIPAVKEIVEKVDFAAGRLIIRPPEGLLDL
- the ffh gene encoding signal recognition particle protein, whose amino-acid sequence is MFESLTEKLELTFKRLRGQGKISEKNIDDALREVRLALLEADVHVQVVKSFLDSVKSKSLGQEVLLSLTPDQQFIKIVADELAAILGGEHRELDLKAAPPVAVMLVGLQGSGKTTTVAKLARHLKRSQGRTPYLVPADVYRPAAIEQLQILGKELDLPVHPTDPESDPVDICRQALEQAKSRFCDLLLIDTAGRLHIDEPLMRELAAIKAAIAPRHVLFVADSMTGQDAVNQAIGFDRHLELTGVILTKLDGDARGGAALSIRRMVGKPILFCGTGEKLDALEPFYPDRLASRILGMGDILSLIDKAQQTIEQKDAARLQKVIQKQQFTLEEFLLQLQQIKKMGSMGSLLELIPGGKRLASQVDTEKAEQELKRVEAIINSMTLQERRHPGILNGSRRRRIAQGSGTTVTDVNRLMKQFLEMKKMMQRVNKLGVRSLFGRMPHLFQ
- the groL gene encoding chaperonin GroEL (60 kDa chaperone family; promotes refolding of misfolded polypeptides especially under stressful conditions; forms two stacked rings of heptamers to form a barrel-shaped 14mer; ends can be capped by GroES; misfolded proteins enter the barrel where they are refolded when GroES binds), with product MAAKMVKFNRDARDAILRGVNILADAVTVTLGPKGRNVVLEKSFGAPNVTKDGVTVAKEVELEDKFENMGAQMVKEVASKTSDVAGDGTTTATVLARQIYAEGAKLVAAGHDPMSLKRGIDKAVEAVVAELKNLSKPTKDPKEIAQVGTIAANNDPTIGEVIAEAMNKVGKEGVITVEEAKGLETTLDVVEGMQFDRGYLSPYFVTDPERMECVLQDAYLLIHEKKISNMKELLPILEQIAKSGKPFIIIAEDVEGEALATLVVNKIRGTLHCAAVKAPGFGDRRKAMLEDIAILTGGKLIAEELGIKLENVSLHDLGRAKRIVVDKDNTTIVDGAGKKADLEARIKQIRAQIEETTSDYDREKLQERLAKLIGGVAVINVGAATEIEMKEKKARVEDALHATRAAVEEGVVPGGGVALLRCAPALDKLRVGEEEKAGVGIIRRALEEPLRRIAMNAGVEGAIALQKVKEGKGSFGFNAATEEYEDLMKAGIIDPTKVVRTALQNAASVAGMLLTTEAMVAEKPEEKPPVPAMPPGGGMGGMM
- a CDS encoding DUF507 family protein; protein product: MKIKQEQLERLAGQLLASYRSKGLLVAKGGDAEIKARIVAVVAQNFAEEEAIEEEARRVLAEHGRAARDMDPYKMFLIAKQKVAARKGFIL
- the groES gene encoding co-chaperone GroES; translated protein: MKIRPLQDRIIVKRIAEEEKSKGGIIIPDTAKEKPQEGRVVAVGKGKVNEDGKITPLDVKVNDRVLFGKYAGTEINIDGEEHLIMREEDILGVIEK
- a CDS encoding KH domain-containing protein, with protein sequence MKELVQYLAKSLVSNPDAVEVKETEEESTSIFELKVAKEDLGRIIGKQGRTAKSIRTILNAAASRTNRRVVLEIVEEK
- a CDS encoding DUF507 family protein, producing MTRLSESRVSHLAHLIVDAVTKSGLGEFTNVGRALAETKAVLHSFFQHEDQIDEIVRKKIQSLSRPIPPGSREWDVLYRKYFEEEARKHRK
- the rpsP gene encoding 30S ribosomal protein S16; translated protein: MSVRIRLARHGAKKRPFYRIVVCDGRFPRDGRYIEQVGTYDPNAAGGGIKIDREKVQSWIQRGAKPSETVSQLIARQSRSA
- the trmD gene encoding tRNA (guanosine(37)-N1)-methyltransferase TrmD, with product MLTFTVITLFPSMLESPLGHSILKKAQEKELISVSMVDPRDYTADRHRIADDYPYGGGHGMVMKPEPLVASIEDVRRKSPGARVILLCPQGRVFDQAVAARLARENHVVLVCGRYEGVDERVKAFVDEELSIGDYTLSGGEPAALVVIDAVARLVAGVLGNERSAAEESFVEGLLEYPQYTRPEEFRGMRVPDVLLSGDHERIRRWRRRASVALTAERRPDLLARARLSAEEKAEALKHRAPVYLALLHHPVYDKNGRVVTTAVTNMDIHDIARAARTYGVRALYVVTPVKALQKLSLKIIEHWETGYGAEYNATRKEALALARVTDALDDVLIDVERESGIQPAIVATSARTGPGRASFPQVRDMLIKSSRPVLILFGTGWGLTDEILSRADYILEPVEGCAGYNHLSVRSAAAIILDRLLRY